Proteins found in one Gimesia chilikensis genomic segment:
- a CDS encoding CheR family methyltransferase: MQENAPLIVVGIGASAGGQEALRSFFSTINSTPGYAIVLIQHMLPEGADTLLQTMHKLSPLPVSLIEQDTRLQPDHVFIVPPHSSFTFNAETEFTVRAVPQAGQGTPVITPSFQSLADHLQQNSVGILLSGTDNDGTEGLHAIQEAGGLTMVQDPDSARHTEMPATAITAGKADYVLQPEQMPVELKACLSSLKLDRAPHQGEPNLQKQVEARLPDICNLLLQETDHDFHHYKTGTLIRRIVRRIQISRLPDVSRYLEHLEENREEVQALFRELLISVTSFFRDPETFAVLARDYLPQLFENRDADVPIRVWVPGCATGEEAYSLAILLYEARERTALDVEMHVFATDIDERALQIAREAVYSRTIEAHVSPERLSRFFGRKGKHYRVKKEIRDLCVFSTHNLISDPPFSQLDLISCRNLLIYLDTHLQQKLVSVFHFALKQNGYLLLGPSENLEMHSEMFRPLDKKHCISQRKSVPVRASALKYTPNRYRNPAVKQDNREVPLAELSGIAQQILLAEYSPRYAVVNEDANLLTTSAGIEQFLEFPEGSFHNNLIKMTRSGLRSGLRSALSQANKSREKVIVDTLTFKMGEDLRRARLVVHPLSEVSQGSALFLVAFEDLGSILQQTSLPEESNAGTIDAESVIEQLEVELERTQTELENSIQELEGSNEELKSSNEELLSINEELQSANEELETSKEEIQVSMDALGRAQADLENLMNGTRIATIFLDRELQIKSFTPSAIEIYNLNQSDLGRPLTDLTHLAKRMPKLPSIESIDRKSLPFEDELQLKSGKWLLRRVLPYESEGVFDGMIVTFMDVTEFKLAEIRLETEHAITQLLSDVDSLAKIDTSILETIRKCLQASVGLLWLTDPAQERLCLETSVVTNTKKYRKFLNSNQEIQFARGEGFPGRTWESLQPEWCEDIHNLVWFNRNEIARKSGLSSGIAIPVISDRTCLGVMEFYTTEQLQPDPLLLNMFNSIGHEIGSFVSRCQIQNRLYDEIAQKNAVLSSAIDCIMTMDAEGRIQDFNPAAEKTFGYSEEEVLGQSLCDLILPEEFRPRYREEMQTFLETGRSELVGRHLELPFLHKTGTEFPAELAISVTQLEKSKHFFTICLRDISQRRQQEATLRDTEGRAQALVEASAHMVWTMTPDAKTEEDSPSWREFTGQTYEEWKGKGWVDAIHPDDRERTLNQWQTAFEKREPLACEYRLSHRDGGWCWTSVRAVPQLNAEGEVLRWVGMNFDISRQKQMQQELESNEKRLLMALKAGGLAAWEWRPEESFWSDELYELLGVPRSTTACPETFFSCVHEDDLPGLQQAWGDAISGVKHYDTTFRIIRPDGQIRWVAGVGEIFRDQQGNVMQIFGLNWDFTQEREVEETLRKSEQQAKQASVAKSAFLANMSHEIRTPMTSVLGYTDLLIGMEQDQEKASYLQSIKRNGSFLLDIINDILDLSKIEAGKLEVVRESFSLLDLISDVRAMMRVRASEKNLEFYIEFNNEIPEYLESDPKRLRQILLNLISNAIKFTEQGSVRVVIDYQGGAEDATLTISVIDTGIGMSVKQQARLFQMFTQGDISVSRKYGGTGLGLAISQRLAHMLNGIISVTSQPGEGSTFTCAIQLPPGDNQKLIQPELKTDAPEPVSILDTCQLNCRILIVDDQRDVRHLAKLLLQRAGAETEFAEDGLQAVELIEQQLQTESTADLILLDMQMPRMDGYQTAARLREIGYRKPIVALTADAMQGDMKRCLELGCDDYLSKPIDARELFEMVSRLTQQTTSSTRSDERDT; encoded by the coding sequence GTGCAAGAAAACGCTCCTCTGATCGTAGTGGGCATCGGTGCTTCTGCCGGTGGGCAGGAAGCCCTGCGCAGCTTCTTTTCCACAATCAACTCAACCCCCGGTTATGCGATTGTGCTGATTCAGCATATGCTCCCGGAAGGGGCTGATACACTGCTGCAAACGATGCACAAGCTCTCTCCGCTACCTGTCTCACTGATTGAGCAGGATACGCGTCTGCAGCCGGATCATGTTTTTATTGTCCCCCCACACTCCAGTTTCACATTCAATGCTGAAACAGAGTTTACTGTCAGGGCGGTGCCACAGGCAGGTCAGGGGACGCCGGTAATTACGCCTTCGTTTCAGTCACTCGCGGATCATCTGCAGCAGAATTCCGTAGGCATCCTGTTATCGGGAACAGACAACGATGGGACCGAGGGCCTGCATGCGATTCAGGAGGCCGGCGGCCTGACGATGGTACAGGATCCGGATTCTGCCCGGCATACTGAAATGCCTGCCACTGCGATCACTGCGGGGAAGGCGGACTATGTGCTGCAGCCGGAACAAATGCCTGTGGAATTGAAGGCTTGTCTCTCCAGTCTGAAACTGGACCGCGCGCCTCACCAGGGGGAGCCCAACCTGCAAAAACAGGTGGAGGCACGGCTGCCAGACATCTGTAACCTGTTACTGCAGGAGACGGATCACGATTTCCATCATTATAAAACGGGAACCCTGATTCGCCGGATTGTCCGTCGGATTCAGATTTCGCGTCTCCCTGATGTCAGTCGGTATCTGGAGCATCTCGAGGAGAATCGAGAAGAAGTGCAGGCGCTGTTTCGTGAGCTGCTGATCAGCGTCACTTCCTTCTTTCGAGATCCGGAAACATTTGCCGTGCTGGCCCGCGACTATCTCCCCCAGCTGTTTGAAAACCGGGACGCTGATGTGCCGATTCGGGTGTGGGTTCCTGGCTGTGCCACCGGAGAGGAAGCGTACTCGCTGGCAATCCTGCTGTATGAAGCACGCGAACGAACGGCGCTGGACGTGGAGATGCATGTCTTTGCGACTGATATCGATGAACGGGCTTTACAAATAGCGCGGGAGGCCGTGTATTCGAGAACCATTGAAGCGCATGTCTCCCCAGAGCGGCTGTCGCGTTTTTTCGGCAGAAAAGGGAAACATTACCGGGTGAAGAAGGAAATCCGGGATTTATGTGTCTTCTCTACGCATAATCTCATCAGTGACCCTCCTTTCTCACAACTGGATTTGATTTCCTGTCGCAACCTGCTGATTTACCTGGATACTCATCTGCAGCAGAAGCTGGTCTCGGTATTCCATTTTGCCTTGAAGCAGAATGGCTACCTGTTGCTCGGACCTTCCGAGAACCTGGAGATGCACTCGGAAATGTTTCGTCCGCTGGATAAGAAACATTGTATCTCCCAGCGAAAATCCGTTCCGGTGAGAGCCTCTGCTTTAAAATATACGCCGAATCGCTATCGGAATCCCGCTGTCAAACAAGACAACCGGGAAGTGCCACTGGCGGAGTTGTCCGGTATCGCTCAGCAAATCCTCCTGGCCGAGTATTCTCCCCGATACGCGGTGGTGAATGAAGATGCGAATCTCCTGACCACATCAGCAGGCATTGAACAGTTTCTGGAATTTCCGGAAGGGAGCTTTCATAACAATCTGATCAAGATGACGCGTTCCGGCTTGCGGAGCGGGTTGCGTTCGGCGTTATCGCAAGCGAACAAATCGCGCGAGAAGGTGATCGTTGATACGTTGACATTCAAAATGGGGGAAGATCTGCGGCGGGCACGGCTGGTGGTGCATCCGCTGTCGGAAGTCAGCCAGGGATCGGCCCTGTTTCTGGTGGCATTTGAAGATCTCGGTTCAATATTGCAGCAGACCTCGCTACCAGAAGAGTCTAATGCGGGAACAATCGATGCGGAGTCTGTGATCGAACAACTGGAGGTGGAACTGGAGCGGACACAAACTGAGCTGGAAAACAGCATTCAGGAACTGGAAGGTTCGAATGAAGAATTGAAATCATCGAACGAAGAGTTGTTGTCGATCAACGAGGAACTTCAGTCTGCCAATGAGGAACTGGAAACTTCCAAAGAGGAAATCCAGGTCAGTATGGATGCGCTGGGACGCGCCCAGGCGGATCTGGAAAACCTGATGAACGGCACCCGCATTGCGACCATCTTCCTGGATCGTGAATTGCAGATCAAAAGCTTTACTCCCTCTGCAATCGAAATCTATAACCTGAATCAATCTGATCTCGGACGGCCACTGACGGATCTCACGCACCTCGCCAAACGGATGCCCAAACTTCCTTCCATAGAAAGTATTGATCGAAAAAGCCTGCCTTTTGAGGATGAACTGCAGCTGAAAAGCGGGAAGTGGCTGCTGCGTCGCGTGCTCCCGTATGAAAGTGAAGGGGTGTTTGATGGGATGATCGTCACCTTTATGGATGTGACGGAATTCAAGCTGGCAGAAATCCGTCTGGAAACCGAGCACGCGATTACGCAACTCCTGTCCGATGTGGATTCCTTAGCAAAAATCGATACCTCGATTCTGGAGACCATCCGCAAGTGCCTGCAGGCCAGTGTAGGACTGCTCTGGCTGACAGACCCTGCACAGGAACGCCTCTGCCTGGAAACCAGCGTGGTGACCAACACCAAAAAATACCGTAAATTTCTCAACAGCAACCAGGAGATTCAGTTTGCTCGTGGAGAGGGGTTTCCCGGTCGTACCTGGGAGAGTCTGCAGCCGGAATGGTGTGAGGACATTCATAACCTGGTGTGGTTTAACCGGAATGAAATCGCGCGCAAGAGTGGGCTGTCCAGTGGAATTGCCATTCCCGTGATTTCAGATCGAACTTGCCTGGGCGTCATGGAGTTTTATACGACAGAGCAACTGCAACCCGATCCACTGCTGCTGAATATGTTCAATTCGATTGGTCATGAGATCGGATCGTTTGTCAGCCGCTGCCAGATACAGAATCGGCTGTACGATGAAATCGCGCAGAAAAATGCCGTGTTATCGTCGGCCATCGATTGCATCATGACGATGGATGCTGAGGGCCGCATTCAGGACTTCAATCCTGCTGCAGAGAAAACATTTGGTTATTCAGAGGAAGAGGTGCTTGGCCAGTCCCTGTGCGACCTGATTTTGCCCGAGGAGTTTCGACCACGCTATCGGGAAGAGATGCAAACGTTTCTGGAGACGGGACGATCCGAACTGGTCGGTCGCCACCTGGAACTGCCTTTCCTGCATAAAACGGGAACGGAGTTTCCGGCCGAGCTGGCAATCAGTGTGACGCAGCTCGAAAAGTCAAAACATTTTTTCACGATCTGCCTGAGAGACATCAGTCAGCGACGTCAGCAGGAGGCAACCCTGCGAGACACGGAAGGTCGTGCCCAGGCACTGGTTGAAGCGTCGGCACACATGGTCTGGACGATGACTCCGGATGCAAAAACTGAGGAAGATTCCCCTTCCTGGCGTGAGTTTACCGGCCAGACCTATGAGGAATGGAAAGGCAAAGGCTGGGTAGATGCAATTCATCCTGATGATCGGGAACGGACACTCAATCAATGGCAGACCGCTTTTGAAAAGCGGGAGCCTCTGGCTTGTGAGTACCGTTTGAGTCATCGCGACGGCGGCTGGTGCTGGACTTCAGTGCGGGCGGTTCCCCAGCTCAATGCAGAGGGGGAGGTGCTGCGCTGGGTGGGTATGAATTTTGACATCTCCCGTCAGAAACAAATGCAGCAGGAACTGGAGTCCAATGAAAAGCGGTTGCTGATGGCGCTTAAGGCCGGGGGCCTGGCAGCCTGGGAATGGCGACCCGAAGAAAGTTTCTGGTCTGATGAACTCTATGAACTGCTGGGGGTTCCGCGGAGCACTACAGCCTGTCCGGAAACGTTTTTCTCCTGTGTGCATGAGGACGATTTACCCGGTTTACAGCAGGCCTGGGGAGACGCAATTTCGGGTGTCAAGCACTACGACACCACGTTCCGTATCATCCGTCCTGACGGTCAGATCCGCTGGGTGGCTGGTGTGGGTGAAATTTTCCGGGATCAGCAGGGTAATGTGATGCAGATCTTCGGCCTCAACTGGGACTTTACCCAGGAACGCGAGGTAGAAGAAACACTGCGGAAAAGCGAACAACAGGCCAAGCAGGCCAGTGTTGCCAAAAGTGCTTTCCTCGCGAATATGAGTCATGAAATCCGCACGCCGATGACTTCGGTTCTGGGGTATACGGACCTGTTGATCGGGATGGAACAGGATCAGGAGAAAGCCAGTTATCTACAAAGCATCAAACGCAATGGCAGTTTTCTGCTGGACATCATCAACGACATTCTGGACCTGTCGAAAATTGAAGCCGGTAAACTGGAGGTCGTGCGGGAATCGTTCTCTCTGCTGGATCTGATCTCTGATGTACGTGCGATGATGCGGGTTCGAGCCAGCGAAAAGAACCTGGAGTTTTACATTGAGTTCAACAATGAAATTCCGGAATACCTGGAGAGTGACCCCAAGCGGCTACGACAAATCCTGCTGAATCTGATCAGTAATGCAATCAAATTCACAGAGCAGGGAAGTGTACGCGTTGTGATTGACTACCAGGGTGGTGCGGAGGATGCGACCCTGACAATATCTGTTATTGATACCGGTATCGGCATGTCGGTCAAACAGCAGGCGCGTCTCTTTCAGATGTTTACCCAGGGGGACATTTCCGTTTCGCGAAAATATGGGGGAACCGGTCTGGGGCTGGCCATCAGCCAGCGACTGGCTCATATGCTGAACGGGATCATTTCCGTAACGAGCCAGCCGGGAGAGGGGAGTACGTTTACCTGTGCCATCCAGCTACCTCCAGGTGATAATCAGAAACTTATTCAACCTGAGCTGAAAACGGATGCACCAGAGCCGGTCAGCATCCTGGATACCTGCCAGTTAAACTGCCGAATTCTGATTGTCGATGATCAACGCGACGTGCGTCATCTGGCGAAACTGCTGCTGCAACGAGCCGGCGCTGAGACCGAATTCGCGGAAGATGGTCTGCAGGCTGTGGAATTAATCGAGCAGCAGTTGCAGACAGAATCCACCGCAGACTTGATCTTACTGGATATGCAGATGCCCCGGATGGACGGATATCAGACGGCGGCCCGCCTGCGTGAAATCGGCTATCGCAAACCGATTGTTGCACTGACTGCCGATGCAATGCAGGGGGACATGAAACGCTGCCTGGAACTGGGCTGCGATGACTACCTGAGCAAACCTATTGATGCCAGAGAGCTGTTTGAAATGGTCTCCCGATTGACGCAGCAGACAACCTCATCAACGCGGAGCGATGAGCGAGACACTTAG
- a CDS encoding G8 domain-containing protein: protein MHHFPSNLLVHFLAGLACLVTGAAPLLAHETHNHAEMKVIHSAQSGPWSSPETWQGGKVPGAGAQVLIQRDHQIVYDVDSKDVIRGIQISGTLKFASDRNTRLEVGLIRIEDLDHYCEEGFDCQMVVESDGKNAKNAFSFARPAPTLEVGRPDSPIPAKHTALIRLHYIEGMNKDTCPAIICCGGRMDIHGAPLERTWVKLPYQTAKVGEARVVMPYPLPGWKVGDRIILSGTTRQFGYIGTRHRKSGDDNSVADNPTTEERVITRMRHWGGFDSKLQIVSFDKPLEFDHLGSGEYRAEVANLSRNVIVESADPEGIRGHTMYHADSKGSISYAEFRHLGKKDTLGKYPIHYHLVGDSMRGSSLTGLSVWDSHNRWITVHGTQYLVVKDCVGYKSVGHGFFLEDGTEVYNIFDRNLAVQALGGKPLPKQVLPYDLNLGSGFWWANSLNTFTRNVAAECDEDGFRFEVVERKDFNPTLPILQKDGSMKEVDIRTLPFVRFDGNEAHCQRLFAINLGGFAGGRFNKEDSDVEGIGPDYQHPFLLRNTKVWDSHWAFHCGTPCVRIEDFDLHDCAYGLWRCVMHRHEYRRLNFSEVNTTVFFPRAAGDSDYAYSLKDYFDLEPIDDLPPVTVITHIEPQQSGQVLVRGVTSDNYDVKQVKVNEQPVRPTAANFQEWEIVLPVPESGNLRLVTSAEDMKGNQEMLPHQVNYSQQSSLTNHLLSEK from the coding sequence ATGCATCATTTCCCATCAAATCTGCTCGTGCATTTCCTCGCTGGACTTGCCTGTCTGGTCACCGGAGCTGCGCCCCTGCTGGCACATGAAACGCATAACCATGCAGAAATGAAAGTCATTCATTCCGCTCAAAGCGGGCCATGGTCCTCTCCTGAAACCTGGCAGGGAGGCAAAGTCCCTGGCGCGGGTGCCCAGGTCTTAATTCAGCGTGATCACCAGATCGTCTATGATGTGGATTCGAAGGACGTCATTCGTGGCATCCAGATCTCGGGAACACTCAAATTCGCCTCCGATCGCAATACCCGACTCGAAGTCGGACTGATTCGGATCGAAGACCTCGATCACTACTGTGAAGAAGGCTTTGATTGTCAGATGGTCGTTGAGTCGGACGGAAAGAACGCGAAGAACGCATTTTCGTTCGCGCGTCCTGCCCCCACCCTCGAAGTGGGACGTCCTGATTCCCCCATTCCCGCGAAACATACGGCCCTCATCCGCCTGCACTACATTGAGGGCATGAACAAAGACACCTGCCCGGCCATCATTTGCTGCGGCGGTCGCATGGATATTCATGGTGCTCCCCTGGAACGTACCTGGGTCAAGCTCCCTTATCAGACTGCCAAAGTGGGTGAAGCACGGGTCGTGATGCCGTATCCCCTTCCCGGCTGGAAAGTCGGAGACCGCATCATTCTTTCGGGCACCACCAGACAGTTTGGCTACATTGGCACCCGGCACCGCAAATCAGGCGACGACAACAGTGTTGCGGATAACCCCACGACGGAAGAAAGAGTCATCACCAGAATGCGGCACTGGGGCGGCTTTGACTCGAAGTTGCAGATCGTCAGCTTCGATAAACCGCTGGAGTTTGATCACCTGGGAAGTGGTGAATACCGGGCCGAAGTGGCTAATCTATCCCGTAACGTGATTGTCGAATCAGCCGACCCGGAAGGGATTCGCGGACACACGATGTATCACGCCGATTCCAAGGGCAGCATCAGCTATGCCGAGTTTCGTCATCTGGGGAAAAAAGACACGCTCGGAAAATACCCCATCCACTATCACCTCGTCGGCGATTCCATGCGTGGCAGCAGTCTGACGGGGCTCTCGGTCTGGGACAGTCATAACCGCTGGATCACGGTCCACGGAACCCAGTACCTCGTGGTCAAGGATTGCGTCGGTTACAAAAGTGTCGGCCATGGATTTTTCCTGGAAGACGGAACCGAAGTTTATAATATCTTTGACCGCAATCTGGCCGTCCAGGCGCTGGGCGGTAAACCACTTCCCAAGCAGGTGCTGCCTTACGATTTAAACCTGGGCTCCGGGTTCTGGTGGGCTAACAGCCTGAACACCTTCACCAGAAATGTCGCCGCCGAATGTGATGAAGACGGGTTCCGTTTTGAAGTGGTCGAACGGAAAGACTTCAACCCGACCCTGCCCATCCTGCAAAAAGATGGTTCCATGAAGGAAGTCGATATTCGCACTCTGCCCTTCGTTCGCTTCGATGGAAACGAAGCACACTGCCAGCGACTGTTTGCCATCAACCTCGGCGGTTTTGCCGGGGGAAGATTCAACAAGGAAGACAGTGATGTCGAAGGCATCGGTCCCGACTACCAGCATCCGTTCCTGTTGCGGAATACCAAAGTCTGGGATTCGCACTGGGCCTTCCACTGCGGGACTCCCTGTGTTCGCATTGAAGATTTCGACTTGCACGATTGTGCTTATGGATTATGGCGTTGTGTCATGCACCGACATGAGTACCGTCGTTTGAATTTTTCGGAAGTCAACACCACCGTCTTCTTCCCGCGTGCCGCCGGCGACTCCGACTATGCGTACTCGCTCAAAGATTACTTTGACCTGGAACCCATTGACGATTTGCCCCCCGTGACGGTCATCACTCATATTGAACCGCAGCAATCCGGGCAAGTCCTGGTTCGCGGCGTCACCTCAGATAATTACGATGTGAAACAGGTCAAGGTGAATGAGCAACCGGTGCGTCCCACAGCAGCCAACTTCCAGGAGTGGGAAATCGTCCTGCCTGTTCCCGAGTCCGGCAACCTGCGACTCGTCACCTCAGCAGAAGACATGAAGGGAAATCAGGAAATGCTGCCGCACCAGGTGAATTATTCCCAACAGAGCAGTCTTACCAATCATCTGCTCAGCGAAAAGTAA